One genomic segment of Rivularia sp. PCC 7116 includes these proteins:
- the fba gene encoding class II fructose-bisphosphate aldolase (catalyzes the reversible aldol condensation of dihydroxyacetonephosphate and glyceraldehyde 3-phosphate in the Calvin cycle, glycolysis, and/or gluconeogenesis), with translation MALVPMRLLLDHAAENGYGIPAYNVNNMEQILAIMQAAVEADSPVILQASRGARKYAGENFLRHLILAAVETHPNIPIAMHQDHGNSPATCYSAIRNGFTSVMMDGSLEADAKTPASFEYNVNVTAEVVKVAHAVGASVEGELGCLGSLETGMGEAEDGHGAEGKLSRDQLLTDPDEAVEFVERTQVDALAVAIGTSHGAYKFTRKPTGEVLAISRIEEIHNRLPNTHLVMHGSSSVPQEWLDMINQYGGQIPETYGVPVEEIQKGIKSGVRKVNIDTDNRLAITAAFREAAAKDPANFDPRHFLKPSIKYMKQVCLDRYEAFGTAGHASKIKQIPLDEFAAKYASGELSAKTKATAKV, from the coding sequence ATGGCGCTCGTACCAATGCGTCTGCTGTTGGATCATGCTGCTGAGAACGGTTATGGCATCCCAGCTTATAACGTTAATAACATGGAGCAAATCCTGGCAATTATGCAGGCTGCTGTAGAAGCTGATAGCCCCGTGATTTTACAGGCTTCTCGCGGTGCGCGTAAGTATGCCGGAGAAAACTTCCTACGTCACCTGATTTTGGCAGCAGTGGAAACCCATCCAAATATTCCCATTGCTATGCATCAAGACCACGGTAACAGCCCTGCGACTTGCTACTCTGCAATTCGTAACGGTTTTACCAGTGTAATGATGGATGGTTCTTTGGAAGCTGATGCCAAGACTCCAGCAAGCTTCGAGTACAACGTGAATGTTACTGCTGAAGTAGTGAAGGTAGCTCATGCAGTTGGTGCTTCTGTGGAAGGAGAACTCGGTTGCTTGGGTTCTTTGGAAACTGGAATGGGTGAAGCTGAAGATGGACACGGTGCTGAAGGAAAACTCAGCAGAGATCAACTTTTAACAGATCCCGATGAAGCTGTTGAATTTGTTGAAAGAACTCAAGTTGATGCTCTAGCAGTTGCGATTGGAACCAGCCACGGTGCTTACAAGTTTACTCGTAAGCCCACTGGTGAAGTTTTGGCAATCAGCCGAATTGAAGAAATCCACAACCGTCTACCCAATACCCACCTTGTAATGCACGGTTCTTCTTCCGTACCTCAAGAATGGTTGGACATGATTAACCAGTACGGTGGTCAGATTCCTGAAACCTACGGTGTACCTGTTGAAGAAATTCAGAAGGGTATTAAGAGTGGTGTACGTAAGGTAAATATTGACACCGACAATCGTTTGGCTATCACTGCTGCTTTCCGCGAAGCTGCTGCAAAAGATCCAGCCAACTTTGACCCCCGTCACTTCCTCAAGCCTTCCATCAAGTACATGAAGCAGGTTTGCTTGGATAGATATGAAGCTTTCGGTACTGCTGGGCACGCTAGCAAGATCAAGCAAATTCCTTTAGATGAGTTTGCTGCTAAGTATGCTAGTGGCGAACTTTCTGCTAAAACTAAGGCTACTGCGAAAGTATAG
- a CDS encoding ABC transporter ATP-binding protein produces the protein MVKELAIRTSGLYKQFDKHIAVNNLELEIGEGEVYGLIGPNGAGKTSLIRMLAAAEEPTAGEIYLNGDRLRRDKTNPTLKRRLGYLPDDYPLYKELTVWDYLDYFARLYLLKEPKRTKRLHEVLQLIQLENKRNSLISTLSRGMKQRLCLARTIIHEPIILLLDEPVSGLDPIARMQFREIIKVLQEAGMTILISSHVLSDLAELCTSVGIMELGFLVESASLQELYQRCATQQIVISTLEKLEVLLGELKNNPLVEDWEISANKDSVKIEFSGTEEDSADLLRSLVTAGIPLTEFHSTQEDLESIFLKLGHKQAS, from the coding sequence ATGGTAAAAGAATTAGCCATTCGTACCAGTGGGTTATATAAACAGTTTGACAAACATATAGCTGTTAATAACCTTGAATTAGAAATCGGCGAAGGTGAGGTTTACGGACTTATAGGACCTAATGGTGCTGGTAAAACATCACTTATTCGCATGTTAGCAGCAGCAGAAGAACCCACTGCCGGAGAAATCTATTTAAATGGCGATCGCCTGCGTCGGGATAAAACAAATCCGACTCTTAAACGTCGTTTGGGCTATTTACCCGATGATTATCCTTTATATAAGGAATTAACTGTTTGGGATTACTTGGATTATTTTGCAAGGTTATATCTTCTCAAAGAACCTAAACGCACCAAAAGGTTACATGAGGTTTTACAGCTAATCCAACTAGAGAATAAGCGCAATAGTTTAATCTCAACTCTATCGAGGGGGATGAAACAGCGTTTGTGTTTGGCTAGAACTATTATCCACGAACCGATAATACTGCTACTCGATGAACCAGTTTCGGGGTTAGATCCCATTGCCAGGATGCAGTTTCGGGAAATCATCAAGGTATTGCAAGAAGCAGGAATGACAATCTTGATTTCTTCCCATGTTCTAAGCGATTTAGCCGAGTTATGTACCTCGGTGGGAATTATGGAACTTGGCTTTTTAGTCGAAAGTGCTTCCCTGCAAGAACTTTATCAAAGATGTGCTACCCAACAGATAGTTATTTCCACTTTGGAAAAACTAGAGGTGCTATTAGGTGAGCTAAAAAATAATCCTCTGGTAGAAGATTGGGAAATTTCAGCAAATAAGGATAGCGTCAAGATAGAATTTTCAGGCACAGAAGAAGACTCTGCCGATTTATTACGTTCTCTGGTTACTGCTGGAATACCTTTGACTGAATTTCACTCTACCCAAGAAGATTTAGAAAGCATTTTCCTCAAGTTAGGTCATAAACAAGCCAGTTAA
- a CDS encoding ABC transporter ATP-binding protein: MVKELAIRTSGLYKQFDKHIAVNNLELEIGEGEVYGLIGPNGAGKTSLIRMLAAAEEPTAGEIYLNGDRLRRDKTNPTLKRRLGYLPDDYPLYKELTVWDYLDYFARLYLLKEPKRTKRLHEVLQLIQLENKRNSLISTLSRGMKQRLCLARTIIHEPIILLLDEPVSGLDPIARMQFREIIKVLQEAGMTILISSHVLSDLAELCTSVGIMELGFLVESASLSELYQRCATQQIVISTLGKHEALISELKNNPLVEEWEVLSTKDSVRINFSGKEEDSADLLRSLITAGIPLKEFHCTQEDLESIFLKLGHKQAS, from the coding sequence ATGGTAAAAGAATTAGCCATTCGTACCAGTGGACTATATAAACAGTTTGACAAGCATATAGCCGTTAATAACCTTGAATTAGAAATCGGCGAAGGTGAGGTTTATGGACTTATAGGACCTAATGGTGCTGGTAAAACATCGCTTATTCGCATGTTAGCAGCAGCAGAAGAACCCACTGCCGGAGAAATCTATTTAAATGGCGATCGCCTGCGTCGGGATAAAACAAATCCGACTCTTAAACGTCGTTTGGGCTATTTACCCGATGATTATCCTTTATATAAGGAATTAACTGTTTGGGATTACTTGGATTATTTTGCAAGGTTATATCTTCTCAAAGAACCTAAACGCACCAAAAGGTTACATGAGGTTTTACAGCTAATCCAACTAGAGAATAAGCGCAATAGTTTAATCTCAACTCTATCGAGGGGGATGAAACAGCGTTTGTGTTTGGCTAGAACTATTATCCACGAACCGATAATACTGCTACTCGATGAACCAGTTTCGGGGTTAGATCCCATTGCCAGGATGCAGTTTCGGGAAATCATCAAGGTATTGCAAGAAGCAGGAATGACAATCTTGATTTCTTCCCATGTTCTAAGCGATTTAGCCGAGTTATGTACCTCGGTGGGAATTATGGAACTGGGCTTTTTAGTCGAAAGTGCTTCGTTGTCCGAACTTTATCAAAGATGTGCTACCCAGCAGATAGTTATTTCAACTTTAGGAAAACATGAAGCACTAATCAGCGAACTGAAAAACAATCCTTTAGTTGAAGAGTGGGAAGTATTAAGCACTAAAGATAGCGTCAGAATCAATTTCTCTGGAAAAGAAGAAGATTCTGCTGATTTATTGCGTTCTCTAATTACTGCTGGAATACCTTTAAAAGAATTTCACTGTACCCAAGAAGATTTAGAAAGCATTTTCTTGAAATTGGGACATAAGCAAGCCAGTTAA
- a CDS encoding ARC6/PARC6 family protein produces the protein MQIPLDYYRILGIPMAASDEQLRQAYSDRIVGLPRREYSSSAIAYRKKFIEEAYVVLSDPKQRKEYDRVYLTNAYTPEDERYGGVAVKKMTPGVQADIESNALGIDISQDELIGALMLLQELGEYEQVLNLGRPYLVNQNGKVAGNSGQPSIQAQLTPEQNAQRPDVVLTVALACLELGREQWQQAHYENAAVSLETGLELLSNEGLFQNVQAEIEADLHRLRPYRILELLALPLEKTAERQQGLQLLQEVLQQRGGIDGAGKDESGLNVDDFLRFIQQLRHYLTCSEQHKLFEQESQRPSAVATYLAVYALIARGFTQRQPALIRQAKQMLIQLGKRQDVHLEQSLCALLLGQTQEATRALELSQEYEALAFIRENSQDSPDLLPGLCLYSETWLHSEVFPHFRDLKERQASLKEYFADEQVQAYLEGLPRDNQVNKTSPQPSPQSQPNNQNTQNTQNVNNSNVVYRQFNHRRQTPPGYAQKTTPNTSSQPSNVAHINNETPHSVGPLPTTERLRGGNNTQNGSARAMATASRPPQTNGRRKRKQSEIPNGQLEGAPRPRVARRRSTPSNLQKRTRLIWLIFGSLSGLLVLWLLLGAAVGLLQNLFSPEPTLEGEQLSIQIDRPPIKIPTANSQPILDNGALTKVTAEEIVRNWLSIKGQALGQNHNIQSLNNILTGTALALWRNIAQQVKQKNHYRTFDHSNLSIESVDTVPGNNNQAAIEATVTEQARFYQNGKINERRSYNDTIKVRYMVSKIGGKWRIKEMSVLSTN, from the coding sequence GTGCAAATTCCGCTAGATTATTACCGAATTTTAGGAATTCCGATGGCGGCAAGTGATGAGCAGTTGCGTCAAGCATACAGCGATCGCATTGTCGGACTGCCGCGACGCGAATATTCCTCTTCAGCAATTGCATATCGAAAAAAATTTATAGAAGAAGCATACGTGGTTTTATCAGATCCGAAACAACGCAAGGAATACGACCGGGTTTATTTGACAAACGCTTACACTCCCGAAGATGAGCGCTATGGGGGTGTAGCAGTAAAAAAAATGACACCTGGGGTTCAAGCTGACATTGAATCTAATGCTTTAGGTATCGATATTTCCCAAGATGAGTTGATTGGCGCTTTAATGCTTTTGCAAGAGTTGGGAGAATACGAACAAGTTCTAAATTTGGGTCGCCCATACTTAGTTAATCAAAATGGTAAAGTAGCCGGTAATTCAGGTCAGCCTTCAATACAAGCCCAACTGACTCCCGAACAAAATGCCCAACGTCCAGATGTTGTTCTGACTGTTGCTCTTGCTTGTTTGGAATTAGGTCGCGAACAATGGCAGCAAGCTCACTACGAAAATGCAGCAGTATCGTTAGAAACTGGTTTAGAACTGTTATCCAACGAAGGATTATTTCAAAACGTTCAAGCTGAAATAGAAGCGGATCTGCATAGACTGCGACCCTATAGAATTTTAGAATTACTAGCATTACCACTAGAAAAAACTGCCGAAAGACAACAAGGATTACAGTTATTGCAAGAAGTACTGCAACAGCGCGGCGGTATTGATGGCGCGGGTAAGGATGAATCTGGTTTAAACGTAGATGATTTTCTACGGTTTATTCAGCAGTTACGTCATTATTTAACCTGTTCCGAACAACACAAGCTATTTGAACAAGAAAGCCAACGCCCTTCTGCTGTTGCTACATACCTAGCTGTATATGCTTTGATAGCACGCGGGTTCACTCAGCGTCAACCTGCTTTAATCCGTCAAGCGAAACAAATGTTGATTCAGTTGGGCAAGCGCCAAGATGTACATTTAGAACAATCTCTTTGTGCTTTACTTTTAGGGCAAACCCAAGAAGCAACTCGTGCTTTGGAATTGAGTCAGGAGTACGAAGCTTTAGCATTCATTCGAGAAAATTCTCAAGATTCCCCCGATTTGCTTCCCGGACTATGCCTATATTCAGAAACTTGGTTGCATTCTGAGGTATTTCCTCATTTTCGAGATTTGAAAGAGCGACAAGCTTCTTTAAAGGAATACTTTGCTGATGAGCAAGTACAGGCTTATTTAGAAGGTTTACCTAGAGATAATCAAGTAAATAAAACCTCACCTCAGCCTTCACCTCAAAGTCAGCCAAATAATCAAAATACTCAAAATACTCAAAACGTAAATAATTCTAACGTTGTTTACCGGCAATTCAATCACCGCAGGCAAACACCACCGGGGTATGCTCAAAAAACAACCCCAAATACTTCTAGCCAACCAAGCAATGTAGCACATATCAACAACGAAACCCCTCATTCGGTGGGACCGCTTCCAACAACGGAACGTTTGAGAGGTGGCAACAACACCCAAAACGGTTCTGCTAGAGCGATGGCGACAGCCAGTAGACCTCCCCAAACGAATGGTCGTAGAAAACGCAAACAAAGCGAAATTCCTAACGGGCAGCTAGAAGGTGCGCCCCGTCCTAGAGTCGCCAGACGACGCAGTACTCCGTCTAATCTGCAAAAAAGAACCCGCTTGATTTGGTTAATTTTTGGCTCATTATCGGGTTTATTAGTTTTATGGTTATTACTGGGTGCAGCTGTAGGATTATTGCAAAACTTGTTTTCTCCCGAACCAACTTTAGAAGGGGAACAGTTGAGCATACAGATAGATCGTCCACCAATAAAAATACCGACAGCAAACAGCCAACCTATTTTAGATAACGGTGCTTTAACAAAAGTAACAGCAGAAGAGATAGTTAGAAATTGGCTATCTATCAAAGGACAAGCTTTGGGACAAAATCATAATATTCAAAGCTTGAATAATATTTTAACAGGTACGGCTCTTGCCTTATGGCGAAACATTGCTCAACAAGTCAAGCAAAAGAATCATTATCGAACCTTTGACCATAGCAACCTGAGTATTGAATCTGTGGATACGGTTCCTGGTAACAATAATCAAGCTGCTATTGAAGCGACAGTCACAGAACAAGCTCGCTTCTATCAAAACGGTAAAATCAATGAGCGAAGGTCTTATAACGATACTATAAAAGTTAGGTATATGGTATCTAAAATAGGTGGAAAATGGCGTATTAAGGAAATGTCAGTGTTAAGTACAAATTAG
- the pdhA gene encoding pyruvate dehydrogenase (acetyl-transferring) E1 component subunit alpha, with the protein MIQERTLPNFNATTAQITKEEGLRIYEDMILGRFFEDKCAEMYYRGKMFGFVHLYNGQEAVSSGVIKAMRAGEDFVSSTYRDHVHALSAGVPAKEVMAELFGKATGCSKGRGGSMHMFSAEHGLLGGYAFVAEGIPVASGAAFQTKYRREVLGDESADQVTACFFGDGACNNGQFYETLNMAALWKLPIIFVVENNKWAIGMSHERATSQPEIYKKASVFGMPGVEVDGMDVLAVRSVAQEAVLRARSGEGPTLIEALTYRFRGHSLADPDEMRSKEEKEFWLSRDPIKKFAAYLVEQNLASQEELKDIERKIQATVDEAVEFAQSSPEPDASELHRFIFAEDE; encoded by the coding sequence ATGATTCAAGAACGAACTTTACCCAATTTCAATGCGACCACCGCGCAAATAACAAAAGAAGAAGGTTTGCGAATTTATGAAGACATGATTTTAGGGCGTTTTTTTGAAGATAAATGCGCCGAGATGTACTATAGGGGCAAAATGTTTGGCTTTGTCCACCTGTACAACGGTCAAGAGGCAGTTTCTAGCGGTGTGATTAAGGCGATGCGAGCGGGTGAAGATTTCGTTTCCAGTACTTACCGCGACCACGTACACGCTTTGAGTGCTGGAGTTCCAGCAAAGGAAGTAATGGCGGAGTTGTTTGGTAAAGCTACTGGTTGCAGCAAGGGACGCGGTGGTTCGATGCATATGTTTTCTGCCGAACATGGTTTGTTGGGTGGTTATGCATTCGTTGCTGAAGGTATTCCGGTAGCTTCCGGAGCTGCTTTTCAAACCAAGTACCGTCGCGAGGTTCTCGGAGATGAAAGTGCAGACCAAGTAACAGCTTGCTTTTTCGGTGATGGAGCTTGCAATAACGGTCAATTTTACGAAACATTAAATATGGCAGCTTTATGGAAACTGCCGATTATTTTTGTGGTAGAGAATAATAAGTGGGCAATTGGTATGTCTCACGAACGTGCAACTTCTCAACCAGAAATCTACAAAAAAGCCAGCGTATTTGGTATGCCCGGTGTAGAAGTTGACGGAATGGATGTACTTGCGGTTCGTTCTGTCGCTCAGGAAGCAGTATTACGCGCTCGTTCTGGGGAAGGCCCGACATTAATCGAAGCACTTACCTATCGTTTTCGGGGTCACTCATTAGCAGATCCAGACGAAATGCGTAGTAAAGAAGAAAAAGAATTCTGGTTGTCTCGCGATCCAATCAAAAAATTTGCAGCTTATTTAGTTGAACAAAATTTAGCTTCTCAAGAAGAACTAAAGGACATAGAGCGCAAAATTCAAGCAACCGTTGATGAAGCTGTAGAATTCGCCCAAAGCAGTCCCGAACCAGATGCGAGCGAATTACATCGATTTATTTTTGCTGAAGATGAGTAA
- a CDS encoding galactose mutarotase has protein sequence MFSINVEQRQYETYVITDEKAKSQLEVLPKRGGIATKWLIDGKDVFYMDEERLKNPEMSIRGGNPILFPICGNLPDDTYAINDKKFTLKQHGFARNLPWEVGEEVTVDNVSLKLYLNSNEETKKVYPFDFQASFTYQLHGNTLTILQEFKNQSSEPMPFSVGFHPYFLTHDKSQLELDIPSREYQKKGSQESHPFNGSFDFSQDEIDVAFTELSAKSTSVTDKSRNLKMTLEYDDNFSTLVFWTVKGKDFYCLEPWSGHRNAINTGKHLTVLNPGATHSAMIRLTANFFA, from the coding sequence ATGTTTTCTATTAACGTCGAACAAAGACAGTACGAAACCTACGTTATTACTGACGAAAAAGCTAAATCTCAGTTAGAAGTGCTACCGAAACGTGGTGGTATCGCCACCAAATGGCTGATTGACGGTAAAGACGTTTTTTACATGGATGAAGAACGATTAAAAAATCCTGAAATGAGCATTAGAGGTGGAAATCCGATTCTATTTCCTATTTGTGGAAATTTACCTGACGATACTTACGCTATTAACGACAAAAAATTTACGCTCAAACAACACGGTTTTGCTCGTAATTTACCTTGGGAAGTAGGGGAAGAAGTTACTGTAGATAATGTTTCCCTGAAGCTATATCTCAACAGCAACGAGGAAACTAAAAAGGTTTATCCTTTTGATTTTCAAGCTAGCTTCACTTATCAATTGCACGGCAATACATTAACAATACTCCAAGAATTTAAAAATCAGTCTTCCGAACCAATGCCTTTTTCCGTGGGTTTTCATCCTTACTTCTTAACCCACGATAAAAGTCAGCTAGAGCTTGATATCCCATCGAGGGAATATCAAAAGAAAGGTAGCCAGGAAAGTCATCCGTTTAACGGTAGCTTTGATTTTAGCCAAGACGAAATTGATGTTGCATTCACAGAGCTAAGTGCAAAATCTACCAGCGTTACAGATAAAAGTCGTAACTTAAAAATGACGCTCGAATACGATGATAATTTCTCAACCTTGGTCTTTTGGACGGTCAAAGGTAAAGACTTTTATTGCTTGGAGCCTTGGAGCGGTCATCGTAATGCTATCAACACCGGCAAACACTTGACTGTACTCAATCCTGGGGCTACTCATTCAGCAATGATTCGTCTCACAGCAAATTTTTTCGCTTAA
- a CDS encoding phosphodiester glycosidase family protein, with product MRLIPKSPTFRYKFLRFRLENKSCKVITKLFLLVIYVFGFVQLFPITQTAARTVNNSNACIHNSSLNGQISNLLETTTNVSNLASNPHQGIRVAMQSLTTPLSSYFNHSNFDESTLNLFASIPSPLQAVVPVGKAIALSLQPGFNFSSPIQRVDTTVANIPLTLISGGKPITIHADSRYQLEEVVAKSGTNAVAAVDGGFFSLKFLNSNVMIGPVYSYSTNKFVPGNQGENKKLANRPLVLISPVAVKYIPFEPDKHNTLQGIQAEMPGVTDAFVGAAWLVENGKPKTANYFDFLQGADGVRFRAFWGMNKEGVPVIGVSNKKLDSANLSKVLTKAGIQDAVMLDSGASTSLVYKGKSLVGYTPRPVPHAVALVGSESGCN from the coding sequence ATGAGGTTAATACCTAAAAGTCCCACCTTCCGCTACAAATTTCTCAGATTTCGCCTTGAAAATAAATCTTGCAAGGTCATTACTAAATTATTTCTGTTAGTGATTTATGTATTTGGTTTTGTACAGTTATTTCCGATTACACAAACTGCTGCTCGAACCGTTAACAATAGTAACGCTTGTATTCATAATTCTAGTTTGAACGGACAAATTTCAAACTTGCTCGAAACCACAACTAATGTATCTAACTTAGCAAGCAACCCACATCAGGGTATCAGAGTTGCGATGCAGAGTTTGACTACACCATTATCAAGTTATTTCAACCATAGTAACTTTGATGAGTCTACATTAAATTTGTTTGCCAGCATACCATCACCCTTACAGGCAGTGGTACCTGTTGGAAAAGCGATCGCATTATCCCTACAGCCGGGATTCAATTTCTCCAGCCCGATTCAACGTGTTGACACCACAGTCGCGAATATTCCTTTAACTCTAATTTCTGGTGGAAAACCCATAACCATTCATGCTGATAGTCGGTATCAGTTAGAGGAAGTTGTGGCTAAAAGCGGGACTAATGCAGTAGCGGCGGTAGACGGGGGTTTCTTCTCATTGAAATTCCTTAACTCCAACGTCATGATTGGTCCAGTTTACAGCTATTCCACCAACAAATTCGTTCCCGGAAATCAAGGCGAAAATAAAAAATTAGCAAACCGTCCGTTAGTTTTAATTAGCCCTGTTGCAGTCAAGTATATCCCCTTTGAACCCGACAAACATAATACATTGCAGGGTATACAAGCAGAAATGCCGGGAGTTACCGATGCATTTGTCGGTGCAGCGTGGTTAGTTGAAAACGGTAAACCAAAAACCGCTAATTACTTTGATTTTCTGCAAGGAGCAGACGGAGTACGCTTCCGGGCTTTTTGGGGAATGAATAAAGAAGGAGTTCCCGTTATTGGTGTTTCCAACAAAAAACTTGATTCTGCCAATCTATCAAAAGTCTTGACAAAAGCAGGTATCCAAGATGCTGTAATGCTTGACTCCGGTGCGAGTACGTCTTTAGTTTACAAAGGAAAATCCTTAGTAGGTTATACACCTCGTCCGGTACCTCATGCAGTTGCCCTGGTTGGAAGCGAATCTGGTTGTAATTAA
- a CDS encoding succinyl-CoA synthetase subunit alpha, translating to MNLTPDSKVIIQGFSEFISETHISQMKAYGTNLVAGVNPGCGGSKQYGLPVFDLVEEVVKKYGAIHTTIICVHPFQVLDAALEAMGSGISQIIIISPGVPPLDMVNLFRRAEAQETIIVGPNSPGIIVPGKILLGTHPSEFYIPGQVGIVSRSTTLTYEIAWELTQVGLGQSISVSIGSDGVVGSSFIQWLQILDEDENTQAIVLVGQPGGGREEAAASYISEMIDKPVIAYIAGVHAPPAKHWRQTGTLAAVIGRDPEFGTAKSKLQAFKDGKIPVAQRPSQVAELVKKALK from the coding sequence ATGAATTTAACGCCAGACAGTAAAGTAATCATCCAAGGCTTCAGCGAGTTTATTTCAGAAACTCATATTTCTCAAATGAAAGCATATGGTACAAATTTGGTCGCTGGGGTAAATCCTGGATGCGGTGGCAGTAAGCAGTATGGTTTGCCAGTATTTGATTTAGTTGAGGAAGTGGTAAAGAAATATGGGGCGATTCATACCACAATCATCTGCGTACATCCCTTTCAGGTTTTAGACGCAGCATTAGAAGCAATGGGTTCTGGTATCAGTCAAATTATTATCATTTCTCCTGGAGTACCTCCCTTAGACATGGTAAATTTATTTCGCCGTGCGGAAGCTCAAGAAACCATAATTGTAGGTCCTAATAGCCCAGGTATAATTGTGCCGGGGAAAATTTTATTAGGTACCCATCCCAGCGAATTTTACATACCTGGACAAGTCGGAATAGTCAGTCGCAGCACTACTTTAACCTACGAAATTGCTTGGGAATTAACCCAAGTGGGGCTAGGGCAGTCAATTAGTGTAAGTATAGGTAGTGATGGAGTTGTAGGTTCTTCTTTTATCCAGTGGCTGCAAATTTTAGACGAAGACGAAAATACTCAAGCGATAGTTTTAGTAGGGCAACCTGGTGGGGGGCGTGAAGAAGCCGCAGCAAGTTATATATCCGAAATGATTGATAAACCGGTGATTGCTTACATTGCCGGAGTACATGCTCCACCAGCGAAACATTGGCGACAAACAGGCACTCTAGCGGCAGTTATCGGACGCGATCCAGAATTCGGTACGGCAAAAAGTAAACTCCAAGCCTTTAAAGATGGGAAAATACCGGTAGCTCAACGTCCTTCTCAAGTAGCGGAATTAGTTAAGAAAGCGCTCAAATAA
- a CDS encoding succinate--CoA ligase subunit beta, with amino-acid sequence MELLEYQVKEWFGKMGIPVLPSQTIDHPTDLKRLKIDYPIVLKSQIYGGGRAKAGGVRFVETTIDAIATAQNIFNLSIYGELPEVLLAEAKYNIEQELYLAIVLDTAVCRPILLGCNEADIDWEEAGEKMQHVVVEEQFSPFYARRLALKMGLQGALMQSVSEVIENMYRLFVEKDLDLVEINPLGVNSSGQVMALNGNVSINERAIRRHQEIAVIARKLVSRNISKDTNGNFGNWDGVGMHGKIGVLGNGAGSVMATLDLVVSNGGKPGVCLNLRHAFLTDTMPTTFNTRLQKALQILAADKSIKVILINFLGSIPQAKEVAEVIANFVKQQSSPNSQEFVSDGNKNRRRGFSLPRLVIRLAGSDLDTAKNYLSDLTNVAQNPILLVESLDEAVTQAVKITKENVKRQR; translated from the coding sequence ATGGAATTATTGGAATATCAAGTAAAAGAATGGTTTGGGAAAATGGGTATTCCGGTATTACCTTCCCAAACAATCGATCATCCTACCGACTTAAAACGTTTGAAAATCGACTACCCAATAGTTTTGAAATCTCAAATTTATGGAGGAGGAAGAGCAAAGGCTGGCGGAGTCAGGTTTGTCGAAACTACAATTGATGCGATCGCGACGGCTCAAAATATTTTTAATCTGTCGATTTATGGTGAGCTGCCAGAAGTACTATTGGCAGAAGCGAAATACAATATCGAACAAGAACTGTATTTAGCCATTGTTTTAGATACCGCTGTATGTCGTCCAATACTTTTGGGGTGCAATGAAGCGGATATAGATTGGGAAGAAGCTGGAGAAAAAATGCAGCACGTGGTGGTAGAAGAGCAGTTTTCTCCTTTTTACGCTCGAAGACTAGCCTTAAAAATGGGTTTGCAAGGTGCCTTGATGCAGTCGGTAAGCGAGGTTATTGAAAATATGTACCGATTGTTTGTCGAAAAAGACCTAGATTTGGTCGAAATCAACCCATTAGGAGTAAATTCTTCGGGACAGGTAATGGCTCTGAATGGAAACGTTAGTATTAATGAAAGAGCGATTCGTCGTCATCAAGAAATTGCTGTAATAGCTCGTAAATTAGTTAGCCGTAATATCTCAAAAGATACAAATGGCAACTTCGGCAATTGGGATGGAGTAGGAATGCATGGTAAAATAGGTGTTTTGGGAAATGGCGCTGGTTCTGTAATGGCAACTCTAGATTTAGTTGTAAGTAATGGTGGAAAACCAGGAGTATGTCTTAATTTGCGACATGCATTTTTAACCGATACTATGCCGACTACTTTTAATACTCGTTTGCAAAAGGCTCTACAAATCCTAGCTGCTGATAAAAGCATCAAAGTAATACTAATTAATTTTTTAGGTAGTATTCCTCAAGCAAAAGAAGTTGCGGAGGTAATTGCAAACTTTGTTAAGCAACAATCTAGTCCGAACTCGCAAGAGTTTGTTTCTGATGGTAATAAAAATCGTCGCAGAGGTTTTTCTCTACCTCGATTAGTTATTCGCTTAGCTGGTTCCGACTTAGATACAGCCAAGAATTATTTATCAGATTTAACAAATGTTGCCCAGAATCCGATATTACTCGTAGAAAGTTTAGATGAGGCAGTGACTCAGGCAGTTAAAATTACAAAAGAAAATGTTAAAAGGCAACGATAA